TTCTGttgaattaaatattataaataaatcctgGCTACCTGTTCCTGCTACTTGGCTAATGTTCTGGGTttctgaatgaaacacacacacacacacacacacacacacacacacacacacactatttttataTACCTTAAATATTACAATAGCTTGGCCACTTCCTAATCTGCTTTGGGTCAGCCCCAGCTGTTCTTCCATcttgttggttcttcttgagtCAATGCAGGGGGAAGAACATGGGGGTGCGGTGGGGGGTGGTAAGTCATGAGATATTTAGGGTTCCTGTTTGCTGTTTCATAATAAAACACCTACCTATCTTAAGTCTATGTCACTTTGCtgctgtagctgacctgcctgtgTTCTCTTGAGGCCAGAAGCTACACTCTCTGGCATTAATCAAGTCACCATAAAACAGCAGGGGATTACAGATTAATTGTTAGAGCCTATTCCCTCCTAACTCAGATGTTCTAGCTTGTTAGGGTAGTGGGAAGTTTGAAGCAATAACATTCTATTGAAATAGGAGACGAGAGTCatgctcacagaaggaaaaaaaaaactttgatataagcaaatatgaattaaattcatataaattcatatacagattcatgcatacatatttatgtatttccaTTCTAACAATATGGGCCCAGCTTACATACTTAtaataacatacatacacacaagttcatactttcatatgtatatggagcaaaagacaaagagccagtgcagaaagaacttactgattctggatgaaaaatgagctgcagtctttattgcatagagaaagaaaatgcatatacTCTTTTATTGCTAAATAAGTTAAACATAAGTCTCTAAAAAACAAAGTTTTGTCCTGTTTAGTAAGAATAAGTTTGCcttgcttaaaaaaacaaaaaaaagacctgttctgtctctgtctcatggtaaggagaagcctgcctgatctttctgctctttctgcaGCTTCCCACCCTTACATTCTATATATTGCTCTCTTAATTTTTATGTTCCCTTACACTTTCCAAATTATCCCACTTTGCATTTTCCTTCTAAtcttgctctctcttcctgctcttaTGCAACAATGCCCTTGCACCCAATGCCTTACTCAAAAAACCTATACTCCCAATTCTGTGTTCCCAATGCCATCTCTCCAATGCTATGCCTTCCAATGTTATGCCCAACAATGTAATCTTTCCTAGTCTTTTGTACTGTTTTAGGATAATTGACCACATGGTTTCTCCAAGCATCCTCTAAGTTTTATACAAAAGTTCACTAGaaattcaaacataaattcaagtCATAAATTGAGTAAGAGATTTACAACACAATGTTTTTACATGCATATCTattaagagtaattatctggctaaatatTCATCATCTGTTACTAGCTCTAACATTTTCCACAGAGTTAaagaccataactaagttattactgaagttttgtatagataaaacAAATCAATAGTTCATCTTTTGTCCTTCCACCTATAGTAAATCCTCAGTCCCCCTTTTATGACCTTtagttaatggttttacaacctcttggaatgtgtgGTAAGTTGTGGATGCCTGTTTGCTGCTCAGAAGTAATTAACAGGTGACACTTgcagactggcagagttctcaaatgcagttttgacatcagaaaggTCTTAAtagcatttatattaaaaaagagCTTAggaattactaatataattttagaaattcttatgGAATCATCATTTAGAATTAAGAAGCCATCAATATGTGTATATAGCATCAATACAAGGCAGAATATCTTCACCATTTTGCAGAAATCTACTCAAAAGGATAGGCTAACACCTAGTGATTAtcatacatatttaataatagCAAGAAAATCTTATTACTATCAggaatatttcctaaaatgaaattctCAGCATTGgctaaagaagaaagcaattccAGCATTATCTTTGACAGTCAAAGACAGGCCTATCTAAGGAAGATCACTTGCTAGTTTTTAGTTTCTCCTTTATGGCTTCTGGCACTGATCTCCATATGTTTAATCTACCCTGCACTGAGAATTCAGAGTTATAAATTACTAAATTTTATATTCTACCTTGACTGCCCTGGACCCAGCTGGACCTCTAGTTCACACTCAGCTGGCTCCTACATGGTGGCTATGTCCCCCTGCCCTCCACTCCTCTCAGGCATAGCGTCTCCTCTCCTCTACACTTTCCCAGCATGGAGGACCCTCTTATTCCTCCTCTCCTCACAGTTCCAAGCCCTGGAAAATCATAAGGACCCAGCCCTGTCTGGCTTTCCCTTAACTgttgcatctttatttaccaatcagaatcaaTTGCTGGCAgtgtccctcagtgtcttatgtgCAAACATGCTGACTCTCATGGAAACAATTTTGGGGGATGAATGTTAACATAgaaatacaagcagcattagatctaacctaatatatatataccatatatatatatatatatatatatataccatatatatatatatatatatatatatatatatatagtgtgtgtgtctgtgtgtgtgtgtgtgtgtgtgtgtgtgtgtgtgtgtgtgtgtgtgtgtgtgtgtgtgtctgtgtgtgtttaaggacAAAAGGTAGAATTGAAAACTTGAACAGAGTGTTTTGTTTACAAATATTTGAAgcattaaattgaaaatagaagagaggtacaaaaatgaatttaaaagaaatttaaaactgctGGAGAAACCAGATTAGGAGACTAAGGATGAGTCAGAGAGATCACTAGAAACCAGGTGATTCTTGAAGGTACCTTGAAAGTCAGACAAACTAAGAGTTTGAAGTAAAAATTAAGGATTTTTCACTGAGCTGCTCTTTTGAGAAATCaagtaataaattaatgaatgaaattgAAATTTGACATTATATGAAATGACACCATATGTGCATGCTTTAAGAGGGTTTAAGAAATAATGGAATTAAAACGTTTGGACTTGAAAGTAACTAGGAATTGAGACAGGAGCAAATACAtcataagaaatagaaaaatgaggCAGTAGCTCTGCAATCCAAGGGCTTGTCATATATTACTATGAAGCCCACCTGAAGCTAAGTCTTTAGGTGCAAACACAGATGCTGAAGTAGTTTTCAGATAACCTCAGTATTAGGTCTCAGCTGCTCTGAGTCCAATATGAcctatatattttatagataaatagCTTTGAGATAAATGCAATTGCAGTGAGAATATTTAACATGGGGATTGAAAACATGAGAGGCATATCACTGCCTGATGTAGGGAAGGATTATCTTTAAGAGTGTGAGAATAGATGTAAACTTGTATGGAATCAATCTCCTAATTCCCAGTACAAAGTGAAATGCTATAGATGAAAAAGTGATATTACAGATATAATAGACAgagcagtttgtttgtttgttttcttcagtacAGCTAATTTGCCGCATCAGTTGTTGGAACCACAGATTCTCATATGTCACCCGAGTCTCTTAAGCCAGAATCTCTGTGATGGAATGCCACACCTGAGACTTAGCAGCATCTCCACCTGAGTGTGCAGTGGACACCTGTCCCTTCACAGCATCTCTAGTGAGTGTCACTTTTGTGGAATTTTTAAGTTCTCTGTTCTCATTTAAATGCATATTCATGGAAAATGCATGTCTCCTTATTCTAAAGCAAATATTAAGTAGccagaaatcaatgaaaataaaaatgaaaaaagaaaatttagaaacgGGATAGAGTGTTCATACCTATGTGGTTCTGATGTTTTTCACATATAGGCGATCATTCACAGTTAGTGGAACATGACATAGCCTTTTTGTGTAGAGCTATGATCAACAtagtatatatacttttaaattaatattttttaaaggaatgtacAGAAAAAACCTaagaattatcaaaataaatgtCTATAGAATTGTAACAATGTATTTAGATAGGGATTGGATACTGTAAGAAATAGTACATTATACATCTTATACATGGTTTGAAATATCACAATGGACTTCATAAATATGAACAGTTATTTCAGATTAAcagattaaaaatttaaagcatagaACTGTGGTTTAAAAAAGCatgaatttaacaaaataaatttgtgtgtgtgtgtgtgtgtgtgtgtgtgtgtctactgagTGAACTTTTGGTGCAtagaaaaattagattttatacATTGCTTTAAATCAGCAATAattttactttctgttatttaaaTGAGTGATAATAAATACAGAATCTAAAAAGATTACATGAAGTAAAAGTCAGTTAAAATTACTGAATTGATTTTTAACATAAAAggaaatttctacttcataatAATGGATTAGTTGTATTGCCTTTTTGAATTGACCTGACCAAGTGAATTTGATTTGTAAATGGCATGAATTATAATTTTAGGAATGATTGTCTTTATGGTTTATCCTACTCTCACAGATCAAATAGGAATGTTTCTATTTTTGCTGCAACGACTGAATTTCTTCTCATGGGGTTTTCCAGAAAATCAGAGGTGGAAATGATTTTCTCAGCTTTAGACTTGGTGGTATTAATTGATAATATCTCCATTATTGCTGTTACTTCTCTGGCTATTGTTTCTGTTCTCCTATGCATGTCCCTTTCACATACCTCTTCTGCTTGGATGTCTGCTACATTTCTGTTATGGTGCCAAAGTTCATCTCACTCATTTAGCTCATTCATGCATAGTACCTACATTTCCCCACAGATTGCACACTGTAGGTTTTTCATTCAAAATGTATAGTTATATTGCCATGGGAATACTCACAGTCACGTCACTATTTTATGGTTGTGTGCTACAAAGACATCATAAGTTTcagcatgtgtatgcatgagatGTTAGCTGTCTTGGCCAGTGTCATGTGGAATGATCTTTGTAGTTATAAACACAGCTGTGACTTCTCCATCTgctttggtggcccagtgtcatTCACTAGTTCTGTGATTTCCTCTAGGACTTGAAACTCTCTTTTTCCAATGATTAAGCCAGTGAGCTTGGATcactggcttcttcctctgtctgGCCCCATTCTGCTTCATCTCAATTTGTTTTATCTATGTGCATGTATTCTCTACTGTGTTAAGGATGCCATCTTTGGAGGGCAGAACTTGTCTTTGTCACATATCTGTAAGCATTTTGTTTATCCCTACTGGAGACTTTGTGTTTCTAAACCCACGTTCAGAATCTCCAATGTTATTAGCctttatttcttagtttttcaTACTTTTCTTCCCTCTACACTCAATCCAGAAATGTACAGGCTGAGAAATGAGGACGCCAAGGACGTCTTTGAAGAAAAACTCATCTCTTTTTAGATCCATTATTTCCTCTTTGGGAGCCACATCAATAGGTATtgggaaaaccaacagagtcagaGAATGAATTAAAGCTGGAGCAGGGTTAGtcagatagttcagtgggtaaagaaacTTGCAACCAAGCCTTGCAAGCTAAGTTAAagccctgagacccacatggtgggagaagagaatcaTCTGTTGAATCTTGTCCCCTGATCTACACATGTTTTGTCTCATGCATacccaaatatatacatatatatgtagacaaTCAGAACAaataaaggaatttattaaaatataaatgcaaaccAAACATTGTTTTGTAAGTAGGCTCTTtaaatgagaaagagaggggtgggggagagattAGAGTTACATTTGTGTAGTCTTGTAAAAACAGCAGATGAAACCTTACAAACCAAATGTTGGGGGAAAAAGTAATTTTCTCTACCTTTATATATCCCAACTTATATcttttctttgatcatttttttaaaatcagactcATGAATGAATGGTAGTCAATTTGAAATTCCTTAACCACTTTTTCCTGAGCCATGGGGGTATAAAGAGCCTTTCATACCTCTTTGAGGAGGGAGTAACTGAGTTAAAGCATGATTGAAAGGCAGTAAGAACTATCACCTAAGGCTGCTATTGAGGCCAGATCCAACTTTCAGTACAGGCTCCTACATTCCCCTCCCCAACAGTCATCACTGAGCAGTGAACTGCAAACATTTTTATGATGCTACTCCAGCAATTCTACTCCTGGTTATGACTGAAATAATTCCAAGTCAAGAAGGTGTAGAAGGTGTCAGTCTACAGAGGAActgatgaagaaaatgttttctctctctctctctctctctctctctctctctcNNNNNNNNNNNNNNNNNNNNNNNNNNNNNNNNNNNNNNNNNNNNNNNNNNNNNNNNNNNNNNNNNNNNNNNNNNNNNNNNNNNNNNNNNNNNNNNNNNNNNNNNNNNNNNNNNNNNNNNNNNNNNNNNNNNNNNNNNNNNNNNNNNNNNNNNNNNNNNNNNNNNNNNNNNNNNNNNNNNNNNNNNNNNNNNNNNNNNNNNNNNNNNNNNNNNNNNNNNNNNNNNNNNNNNNNNNNNNNNNNNNNNNNNNNNNNNNNNNNNNNNNNNNNNNNNNNNNNNNNNNNNNNNNNNNNNNNNNNNNNNNNNNNNNNNNNNNNNNNNNNNNNNNNNNNNNNNNNNNNNNNNNNNNNNNNNNNNNNNNNNNNNNNNNNNNNNNNNNNNNNNNNNNNNNNNNNNNNNNNNNNNNNNNNNNNNNNNNNNNNNNNNNNNNNNNNNNNNNNNNNNNNNNNNNNNNNNNNNNNNNNNNNNNNNNNNNNNNNNNNNNNNNNNNNNNNNNNNNNNNNNNNNNNNNNNNNNNNNNNNNNNNNNNNNNNNNNNNNNNNNNNNATATAAAGATAGCTTGAATACACAGATTATTTGTAACAACTTGGACTTAATAAAGCAAGTATAATATTGATCATGTAACAAATGTAAAAGTTAAAACATTTGAATGACTAAGTGAGCACAAACATGAAGTATCCTATGCTAAAAGTACTATTAAAAATTTCAAGGTGATATCGATAAAACAATAGTCAAGCTGGGGTCTTCGCTTATGGATCTCATAGGGGAGATGCCCATTTGAAACTGGGGAAGGTAAcatgtttattttcataattcAACTAAGTACCAGGGGATGTGACCCCTTGGGGTTTTTAATGTTTACAGATTTGTCTCATTAAAATACTGGCAGAATTGTTGATGGCTAAGGGAATTGTGGAGATGAAACATAGGCCAGAACTACAACATAAACTGTCACTTCCATTATTTAACGACACGTGCAATTTGTCTTTGGAATCTTTGGACTCTTTGTCACTGTGGTTTGAAAAATCAGCCCGGTAAGAGAATGCATTCAGCTTTAACTTGtaaattttttgtattttctattctttACAGGGTGGTCTCTCTGTTTGCAAAATTAAACATCATCAGTTTTGAGGGTTCAGATTTGGTTCCCTCTTTTATGATGAACTCCTCACTATGTGTAAGGATTATAAAGGCTGTTTGGCTTCTGCAATTTCTTACCATATCTTATGTCAATTAATTATCATAGTTAATTAAATACTGTATAAAGCAAATGTGAAAACACCAAATATTGAAAGTATTGAGTGAATCAGTAGAACTGATCTTTCCAGttgatatttttcattaaaattttggTAAATGtgttttttgatatatatttttagaacCTCTTTGTATTTTATTCCAATGATTCATAAATTAACTGGCTCAAAGGAGTTGAATTTTTAACAAGAACATTTGCTGTCTTTATAAAGAGCCTAAATATGCATGATTATTAATGAAACTGCCCTGAGTTCTTTCAAGGCAACCATTCACAATAAGACACCCTGATCATTTCTCAGACTTTCTCCCAGATATAAAGCATAGAATCATTCAGGACACTTACAAGTTTTCTACAGTtcattaacttttgttttttttagatggATAAATTGTTTTGTTCACCCAGCAATGTCTCACACCTTGAGTGGTTANNNNNNNNNNNNNNNNNNNNNNNNNNNNNNNNNNNNNNNNNNNNNNNNNNNNNNNNNNNNNNNNNNNNNNNNNNNNNNNNNNNNNNNNNNNNNNNNNNNNNNNNNNNNNNNNNNNNNNNNNNNNNNNNNNNNNNNNNNNNNNNNNNNNNNNNNNNNNNNNNNNNNNNNNNNNNNNNNNNNNNNNNNNNNNNNNNNNNNNNNNNNNNNNNNNNNNNNNNNNNNNNNNNNNNNNNNNNNNNNNNNNNNNNNNNNNNNNNNNNNNNNNNNNNNNNNNNNNNNNNNNNNNNNNNNNNNNNNNNNNNNNNNNNNNNNNNNNNNNNNNNNNNNNNNNNNNNNNNNNNNNNNNNNNNNNNNNNNNNNNNNNNNNNNNNNNNNACTGTACAATTCAATAGGAAAGCTTTTCCAATCAACATATTTCTCAAAAGCTTTAACcttcattaaaaaacaattcaATTTTGATTTTGCAAGTAAAATGCAAATTACTCATTACtttaggagaaaacaaaacttttaacaGTAAAAAATCCTAGGAATTTCATAGAAGAAAGGGTCTTAAAATGGGGAGAGATGAACCATCCTGGGAAAATTAAAGTAGGATGATTTAAGGTAGCCTGACTTTTGGCATAATAAACCACAAGAGAGTGACTCACCGTGATCCCTTTAGTAGTGCTAGAAGACAGGCAAGTAAGCCTCCTCAATATTTGAAGAACAATTTAAGTAGGTAACAGAGAAGTCAAGATTTCAGAGAGACTAAAGTCATTGGTATTTGTAGTTCCTCCTAATGAAATGAGGGAAGATACTGCTGGGTCCACAGATCAGAGCCTTTCTTATTGCAATACTCTGGGAACTGGCAAAGGCTTTCTTAGCCTAACCAGGAGAATACATATGACACATAGTATAGGTTATAATGCAAAAGGTGTCTTTGGTGAGCCTCGGAGTATGACTATTACTCAAGCACTcaataaattgaagaagaagaTTGAGTCATGGTGGGAACTGTTAAGGAGCACCATAGGAATCCATTTAGAAAGTTCTTAATGGTTCAGATTAATTGAAGATGCTAAGCCCACGGTTTGGTTCCATAATCTAAAATGATCTGTTTAGACTCTTGAGATTAATGTGGCTATGTTTCTTACCTCATCTGGCTCAACCATGAATATAAAACCATTTAATGCTACTGGTATTAAACCTCAGTTATTATTAAGATGAGGTGGAGAGAGTATGTTATAATAAAGCTGTCCATACTTTCTATTACTCTGTGATTGAAATGAATTAATCTCTGCCAATTTTCTTCATGTTAAAACTTTTCAAGAGTTTTCTTACTTCTCAGAGGCTGTCTGCCTGGTGGGATATTTTAAAAGCTGCTCCCTATTAGGAAAAAttaaagagatgaaaagagaTTTGGATCAAAACTTAAATACAGCTAGACAAAATGGTAGGATTATAGCTGTTGACCCCCTGTCATTTCCAACAAAGATAttaacagtaaaaaataaaataaaataaaataaaataaaataaaataaaacatgtttcaaTAGGAATACACAACAGAAATTTCAACTTAATATTTAATGGTCTGAAAAGTACATACATATGTTCATCACAACTTTTCAGGGTTATAGAAAACTACTCACAAACTGTGTTGAGGTTGGAAAGAATGATATTGAATAGAAAGGCAGAAGGATAAAAAGGTAATTGTTCCATAATCTATCCTATCTTCTCTTTCTAAGTGTTATTGAATCACACATTTGTCACTGAATTTATCCTCTTGGGGGTAACAGACATACAAGAACTGAACCCTATTCTCTTTGTCATGGTCCTAGCCATGTACTTTGTGACTGTATTTGGGAATGCAGCAATCATGATGATCGTCATCTTAGATTCAAGTCTCAACTCACCTATGTATTTCTTCCTGGGAAACCTAGCATGTCTAGATGTCTGCTTCTCCACTGTAACAGTGCCAAAGATTCTAGAGAACTTCTTCTCCACAAGCAAAGCAATTTCCTTCTTGGGATGCATAACTCAACTTCATTTCTTCCACTTCCTGGGTTGCACAGAGGCCTTGCTGCTGGCAGTGATGGCATTTGACCGCTTTGTGGCTATCTGCAGACCACTCCACTACCCTTCCATCATGAATCGTCAGGTCTGCATCCAGGTGGCTGCTACCATGTGGGCCATTCCTTTTCTTCATGCTCTGGTTTACTCCATAATGACATCTCGATTGAACTTTTGTGGTTCCAACCATATCCATCATTTCATCTGTGATATTAAGCCATTATTGGAGCTGGCCTGTGGAAACACTGAACTCAACAGGTGGCTGCTCAATACTATCACAGGGACATTTGCCATTGGCCTCTTCTTTGTGACATTTCTCTCCTATCTCTACATTGTCATCTATCTTTTTATCAAGACTCGTTCCTGCAGCATGCTACACAAAGCACTGTCCACTTGTGCCTCTCACTTCATGGTTGTCATTATTTTCTACACTCCTGTACTCTTCATCTATATCAATCCTGATTCAGGGAGTTCCCTGGAAAAGGACAGAATCATTGCTGTCATGTACACTGTGGTCACTCCTGCACTCAATCCACTTATCTATACTCTGAGGAACAAGGAAGTGAGGGGTGCTCTGAACAGGAAAATCAGGATACTGCTTTGATTTGAAGAAATCCAGTAAGTTATTCTGTAATATCACAACACAAGCAGTTATTATGACAATCGAAGTGTGAAATTAGTTGATTCTGAATTTGTTTGTGATATAAAAAGATGACCAGGTAAGAGgataaatgtatttgaaaatgtggcttaattgtttttaaaattgcaatCTACATATAAAAGGGAAATTGGAACAAAATGGGTATTTCGTATAAAATGCCAACTCTTAATTTGTTTGGGAGGCAAGCTTTGATGAAACTGACTAGGTGttcttttatatatgtttgtatgtaaaaTCAAGTATGCAAGTTTTTGGGAACAGATAAAAGGAATTTGTCTTCCTTACTTCCATTTTGACTTTAGATTTCATTTTACCTAACCTGACCAATTCCCTCTCTAAGCAACAATACGTCCCCAAAACATAGCTGTTACGAATACCCAGATAGGCAACaataattattcaaaatataatgGCCCTAGCAATATCTGAAGAAATGAATTTGATTTTGGGGGAAAGAAAATCTATTATGACATCTTCAATGTCAGCTGACAATGATGGAATACTTCTCATAGTCCCTAATCCTCAAGTTCTGATTTGTACAAATTATCACTGTAATAAACATCGGCTTGCACATTTTATGCTTATAAATCCTCCCTCATCTTTTATTTGGGGCTGCCAGAAGAAACAAGGCTACTGAGTCC
This portion of the Mus pahari chromosome 18, PAHARI_EIJ_v1.1, whole genome shotgun sequence genome encodes:
- the LOC110336023 gene encoding olfactory receptor 12D2-like; protein product: MAKGIVEMKHRPELQHKLSLPLFNDTCNLSLESLDSLSLWFEKSARVVSLFAKLNIISFEVLLNHTFVTEFILLGVTDIQELNPILFVMVLAMYFVTVFGNAAIMMIVILDSSLNSPMYFFLGNLACLDVCFSTVTVPKILENFFSTSKAISFLGCITQLHFFHFLGCTEALLLAVMAFDRFVAICRPLHYPSIMNRQVCIQVAATMWAIPFLHALVYSIMTSRLNFCGSNHIHHFICDIKPLLELACGNTELNRWLLNTITGTFAIGLFFVTFLSYLYIVIYLFIKTRSCSMLHKALSTCASHFMVVIIFYTPVLFIYINPDSGSSLEKDRIIAVMYTVVTPALNPLIYTLRNKEVRGALNRKIRILL